In Salvia miltiorrhiza cultivar Shanhuang (shh) chromosome 4, IMPLAD_Smil_shh, whole genome shotgun sequence, the DNA window AAAACCGAGATCTTATACGTATTTTGCTCTTCTTATCCCTCAATTGATAGTTTATATCCGTAGAGTGGAACCCACttggaaataaaatataaaaaataaaaaatattggacGAAGTGAAGTATTAGTTAGAAATAGGGGGATTTTGCACTCCTTATGAGATATTGAGGGACTAACAgccaaaaatcaaaatataaggaGGTAAATATGTTAGAAGGTTATATGATAGGGGACTATTTGGTACTTCtccaattatatatttatattcattttttcaaattttgaatcaataattaattattagagtTAATTAATTCAGAACTagaatatataatatgtttaaACTCTATTTTTTAATGACAGATTAATGTGGATTCATtatacaatattattattatttttttgggtAGTAAATAgttataaaataatgaaattattaGTGAGACACAATAAAAGGTAGGAGAAAGATCGCATCTGATTTATAAATAATTCCATTACTGAATACAAATAAACAATCAGCATGATCGAAATTAGTTTAATATGGAGTAGTAAGTTAAATATTCAAAGTTAATGATACATgagaaaagaagagagagagagagagagaggccgaaTGAATTACCAGAAGATAGTAGTACATGCATGGGTTATTTGTGAACTAGGAAGGCTTGGTAGAATCTTCTCCAGGCAGATCATCTTCGTCGTGGTAGATGTTCTCTGCCATCTGCCAAATTTGTAGTATGTTATCTTCGGCCACACTCGCTACTACCCAATCCTCACAAGGGTTCCATGAAAAGTCCGATATCTTGCTCGTATGGCCGCCGTGAATGAACAATAGCTCTGGCGGCCCATCCTCCGCATCCTCTGTTGTTTGTTCTTCGTCAATCCTGTCACCACTCACACAGTTAAAGAAGGTATGAATACTTGTAACTCTCCATTTTGTTTGGGTGCATTCTCTTTGTCTGCAAATTTATCGTAAGAAGAGGAGGGATAGGAAAGATGGAGATTTTCACCAACATTTTAATGATCCCCGCCTTTTTTTATCCCATGCTCTTTAGGGTGGAAAAAcatgaggaaaaaaaaaacatctatccTGTCCGGAGAAAATTATCCATCCCATAGGACATGTGGAGAGGGTGGAAAAATTTCACACTTTCCATCGAAGAGAACACGCACTCAAAGCCGCCAAAGCAAATAGTTAGCACAAAATAGAGCAGGCATTTGAACCCCGTTAAGCAATGGTGTTATGGTGGTTGGGGCTGAAAAGGTAAATGATATTCACGATAGATTTAAGCTACTTAGTCGGAGATCTTGAAACCAAAAAGGTCGTGGGACATCATGAAGCAACGGACCACAATATAACGACAAGCTTTAGTTGGCACTTATTGTGATGAAAAATTTAAATGAGTTGAACTGTAACAAATCAATCTTGAAGCAAAATTACCATTTCAAGATATGGAATAGTATGAATTGATGATCATGAAATCATGAGTTACCTGCTAAGATCCCAGACCATTAATCTCCTACCAAGACAACACGAAGCTAAGATGGTCTCATTTTTTGGATTCCATCCGACCTGGAAAACCTCCTCCCTGTTACAGTTGAGAAGATTCAATTAAATGAGATAGGTTCACCAAATCCCTTGAAGAAATCTCTGCAAGCACAGCGATAAACGAGGGTGTACAAAAAGTAAGAACAACTGCTTACTTGTGGCAATCAAAGGTGTGGAGGGCAGTAGAAAGCTTTCgcatatcaaataatttaacaGTCTTGTCAGTAGATCCGGTTGCTAAAACCCACTCGTTAAATGGATTGAAGGCTAAACAGTTTACCTACAAAGTGCACACAATTATGGGAGAATCTGAAGCGAAGGGCACTACATGTGTGCATCCCCATTAATGAATATATAATGCAAGCAAGATAAATAGTATATTTAAATTCCATGCAAAATAATCCAAAAGCACTTTCAAGTTAGTCTCACAATGCACCATAAGCATGTAGAATTGTATTCTAGGCAGAAGTAATATTAGGATAATCAATTGCTAGTAGTGCAGGTTCTACTTCGGGGAAAAAGGATTAATTACCAAAAAATTCACCAACTTTGACTCGATTTCAGTTTTAGACACAATAATGAGACCACTTTCCGATTTGTATAAAAATAGGCAATGTCCTAAATTTTCCCAACAACTGAAAAAATGACTTAGCTTGATTTTTTCCAGCACTACGGTAGTTTCTTAGTCAAATTTCCTAccaacatgaaataaaaaatgcctaagcCTTTTTTCAGTTACAGAATTTTTTTGGGAGTGTCtattttgctacaattgaaaataATGTCATTATTGAAACAATTTATAAAGCATGCATAAAACCCAAATAAGGTCAAAGTTAGTGATTGTTTTAGCAATTAACCCGAAAAAATAACATATCTTTTTCTCACAATAAAAATTAGATTCCTGAATCGGGTAAATTTGCAGAGTGCATCCTAAATATGTAGATGAATTTTTAGTTGGAGAATAATCTAGACCaggaaagaaaatgaaataaagaTTCTTCTGGTTAATTATATCTGCGAACTAAATCATAGATCACAATCTTAAACTTGCAAATTGTGACAAAGGTTTCCCTCTCAACTAAACAACCCTTTAAATAGTTCAAAACTTCAAATTCACATAAACCCTATCTCTTTAAGAAAAAGAATATGATGTCTGTTACGAGTGAGCATCTAAAAGATCAACATTTTAATGTTAAAAATGGTAATTTTCTTTGCCCAGTTAAAGAGTACCAAAGATGGCACCTACCTCACTCTGATGAGCAACTACAGATTGTACAGGCTTGCTCATTGATGGATTACGGAGATCCCATACATGCAAATACTGATCGTCTCCAACAGATCCAAACAAGTATTCATGCCTCAGATGCCATGCTACATCTTCAACAACACCTTCATGAATCTGATCTCATTACATATAGTAGCTTCGTGTTAATGAAGTCATGCCATGCAGGAAAACAAAACTTTTGAACAACAAAATAATGAAGCAATCCTTCcctgatattttttatttacctTAAAAATTTGCATGGCATCTAAAGCCTTATTCTTTGGAGTCGCATTTATATCCCATAAACATATTTGGGCATCATCTGAACCACTCAACAAATGACCCTGCTTGAACTGGCTCCATGATAAACCATATCCTTCTGTACTATGGCCCCTGAGCCTCAAATCAGGGTTGCACGCACCATCCAAGGGAGGTTTAGATGGATGCTTGCTATAATCGAAGACATAAACTTCTGCACTGACAGTCTTAGTGGCAATAATAAACGGGTTTTGAGGCATATAGCGAGCACGATTCACCTCCCCATCATGATTAATTTGCTGGATAATTTGCACCTGCAAGCAATTACATGTCGTGTACCACAATCAACAAAAGGCTTAACTTCACAAGTAAAAAAGGCATAACAAAAGCATGTAGCCAAAATGTCAAACACACAGTAAATTAGTTTCCAAAATGCTGTAGATTATCGCATATCTAATGTATCCTGCTTCAGCATTCAATCTCTATCATTAACCATGAAAAACCATTAAGGGTTTGGAGTTCAATTTAGTAACTTTCATGTATGCCATATATACGAGCAGCGGCGGACCCATGAGGAGCAGGGGGGGGGGGCTTAAGCCCCCACCAAAAaacagaattttttttttattaaaaaaaatcaccaaaTTATCAGTATTTTGTGTGAATTATTATACAATAACCCCATCAccaaatcaaaaaagaaaaatgtcttTTTCGAAATCTCAAACTCAAAATGTAGAAAATATAGCCCCCACCAGGAATTTCTTAGAAGCTTGTTGCGGAAAGATTTGCTAATAAATGCAGAATTTATATAAACATCTAAGATTACAATCTAATTCTATTCTCTCGAGTAATTGCAGTGATAAAGTTGAGATCTTCAGACTTATGAACAACATGGAAACAGAGAAATCAGGTTATTAACAAGAAACAAATTCTTAAATTGGACTTAAAACAAAAATCTGTGCAGTTACACAGTCCTCAAAAGAGGTAACTTACAGCTCCCGGAGCAGAAAGTACAAGATGACACCGAGTGCAGAAAAACAATTAAGGTAGAGAAAAGAGAAAACCGAAGGCACCTTGCCATTAGCGCAGCCGAAGCCGCCGAATTCGGAGCGCTCGTCGTCGTACTGGCGAGCATCATTCTCGGCGTCCTCGAGGGGGAGCTGAGCCTGCGCGAGCATCAAGTAATTGGGCTCATTCTCGGAGGTGTGGGTGCCGAGGATCATCTTCTGGACGGAGTAATCCTTACCGGGAGGCTCGAGGCGGTCGGGCAGCCACTCGACGGTGAGGGAGGGCCACTCGAGGGCGTGGGTGATTACCAGATCGTAGAGAAAGGGGGTGTTCTTCTTCCAAATCTTGTACTCCTCGTTGATGAGGCGCTCCTCGATTTCGCCCCGCATTTCGTCCTCGTCTTTCCCCATTGTGATGATTTTGGTTTTGGGAGGGTTTGGAAGGAGAATTGGAGGGAAGGGAAGAGACGAGAGAGGGATCTTTTATGTTTCTGGTTTTGTAAagggtttatatatataatctgaCGCTGCCGAGTTGGGTTCATGGGCTCGCAGCCCAACTTCTTACTTGGGACTGGGATTCAACTTTACTGCTCTCACAATCAAATCAAAACAAGCTTGTGTTTTATTGCTACTAGTAAATTTATCATACCAttcatcttttcttttcttcattttttatcaCACCTTATTATTACTTGTGACTTTATCATAAGTAAAAAAGAAGAATGAGAAATgctaaaaattcatttttgtaaaaaataaagGCAAAGAAGGGAAAGATTGATTTTATCTCTTATTTTCTCATCAAAAttttacaacaaaaaaacacaccctaaaataataataataataataataataataataataataataataataataataataataatatgtataagcacatatataaattaatttaaaagtgCAAAAAATGCATGAACTCAAAAACacaataatatatgtatatagaggTGGTCTTgagtacacccaggtgtaccgtacacctgAATTGACCTGTATCCAGTTCCTGACCCgcatcctgactcaaatcgtgtaaatgacattattcggttatacaaatgacagtGTCTGTGATTGACATTATTCttttatacaaatgacactgtgcataattgacactattcagaaatataaataacacttcttctaattgacactataatattttaaataacactataagattgaaaatgacactataacattttaaaatgttacaatgtcatttatataattgaatattgtcaattataagcagtgtcatttacacgatttggatcATGATACGGGTTTGAATTAGCATGCGAGTTGGGATTTGGCCGTATAGATCAACCCGGGTGTACAGAAGATTTTGTGATGTATATATGAGGCATTATAAAAAaacatgcataattacattactaAGATCTACTTGAtctcaacaatatatatatatatatatatatatatagagagagagagctaggGGGCCCATGGGCCTCtctgaaattttaaaaaaatcgatggatatttttaataattttataattataattataattataaataaataaagggtaattgcctgtaaattcataaCGTTTCATccgaattggtttttgctcttAATTAAGAAactctacttttaaatacataaccttttgcttttgtctcaaatttattcggtgaccgattttttcttacgccggcacTGAAAATGACACGGCGGCAGCCAAAATTGacacggtggcagccggaattgacacttaagcatatttatgacatgtgaaataaaattaaaaacaaaaaacaaaatacCCCCCCACCCCATCGTCTTCTTCCCCCCTTCCCCCCCACCCGCCGCGGGCACCGCCCCATGCCTTCACCACCGCCGACACCTCTCCTCCAGCGTGGGTTTCCGTCTCGCGCCGGAGATCCTCTCTGCTATCTTTGTCTTCCACCGAACCCCCACACCAAAACGAGCCCTAAAAGTTTTCTCCTTTTCAAATCTGCCGCAACAGCCTCCGACTTCCGGCGAGGACGTGCCCAGCCGAGGGCGCTACCCCTTTCGTTCGTTCTCACCTCTCTTGATTTGTATGAAGGTATTCTAGAAGCGTTGCCTGCAATTCATGGATGACTTTGGACCTGATTTTCGTGGTATTTTAGCGAAAAGTGAGTTTTTGGTGGTGGTGCGGTGGAATACGACGACGGCAGCTGCAGTGGTTCGGCCGAGTATCATAGCAGGCGGGCTCTGTTCGCGAGCAGACGAGCTCTATTGCGAACCAGAATTTGGCGATTTTGAATCAGCTCAGTTTCGCTGTTGAATCTGGCGATTTTTGAGGTCCCAGAAGACGTCCTCAGTTTGACCCGAGAGGGGGGAGGGCAGACAAGGGCCGGCGGTGGCAGGGGGCGGTGGGCGCGGATGTGTGGTGGCGGCAAGGGGTGGGGGGAtggaaaattagggtttgggagtgGGGGAGGTTTGGGAAGATGATGATATggattttttttccacatgtcataaatgtgccaAGTGGAGAATTTCGACTGCCACCGTGTCAATTTCGGCTGCCACTGTGTCATTTTCagcgccggcgtaagaaaaaatcggtcacCAGATAAATTTGAGGCAAAAACAAAAGGTTGTGTATTTAAAAGTAGACTTTTTAAATTAGGAGCTAAAACCATTCGGGggaaacgttatggatttacaggtaATTACCCTAATAAATAAGTATACTAATTAGATAGATTGGATCATATTTGTGATTTGTTCGTATATAAaccaaaaaattcatatttttttctctatatTTTAGCGCAAAAATTAACTTTTCTTCTACCACAACAAATGTCTCCACCATTTTTGCGTAAACTCCTCCATTGTTGCGTCAACTCCGCCATTGCTTGCACTAGACTGTACCTGCTTAGCCGCTCTCAAGGTAGCTCTTAACTTCACCACGTCTGCTCCGCTGCGACATCGTGGTTAGAGTTTATTACTCTGTTTGTATTCTCTCAACTTTGTAAGATAAATGAGTGGACTGGAGTTAAATTATAAGTGAAATTAGATTTGTTGTTGAATCATGTTGAGAGATATTATTCTATTGTTGTACATTGTGGCTTATTTATGTTAATGAGCTTTTGGATTAGATGTTTAGATCTCCCTTGATAATGTggtattgttattgttgaatagATTATAGAGGAAGTTACTTGAGGAAATGCATATAAGTTACTGTTGGAAAATAAAGCTTGCGGGCATATAACAATGCGACAAAAATGTAGAGGATCAAAAATTACAATGAACTAAACAATATTGAGAATACAAGAATGAAACCCGTAGAAAAATGGAGTCGAGTCGAGGAGAATCCTctatccgcaagacgagatacgccctgATAGTGCTCACGGTTTGTCGTGTCGTCTCCAAAGAtaaaacggcttcgtctcgtggGTAGCAGCACCGTAGatcaacgagctccggcgaactggaacgaggcgagaacaaAGCTTTAGACTATATGAGTATAGAGAGAATGCTTATATGCAGAATTTCTAGAGAATTTTCGTGGTATTCTGGTCTATGTTATGGATGGTGTGACAATCCTGTTTATAAACACAGTCCACCCATGGGGAGCATGACACGAATAAATTCCCATTAAGAGATATTCAAAACTGCTGGCAGTGAAAAATTGACAAGTCCATTTTTCGTGCAATTTTTGTATGTcgtttaggtctagatcgagtcttgtttttgtgtgttttgtgtttAGGAGGACACATTTTGGGCAATAGGGCAAGTGGACAGGATCTTGGGCAAAGCAGGCTGCATTCCGTAAAAGAGGTAAGAATTTGAGATCATTCATGGGCACAACAGTCGTACTCCTTTTGTCCAGACCAAGTACTGTGCGGAATCCAGTTGTGTTCAACGGCAAAGTGGCGGGCATGAGCAAAATCTGGCATTCAAGGGCAAAGCGGAAAAAATTGGTGTTCAAGGGCAAAGCCGCAAGTCAGAGGTCAAGCAAAAACTGGAGCAAAAATATGATGTTCACTTTGGGGCAAAACCTGGCGTACAATAGCAAAGCGCGTACCCATCAATATAAGGAAAGAATAATGCGGATATTGATTTACCTTTTATAGGGAGATCAGTGTGATTTACTTGCCAAAGTATGGGATGTATATCTGAATGGGCTAAGCACATAAGGAAATAAATCTCAACAATTTGGCTACGCccagaaaccctagccgccgtgCCCAAAAACCCTAGCTACTGCGCCCAAAAGCCCTAATCTGCATGGACCTGGCCCAAGGCCCACtaccattctctatataaggaTGCACACTTCTACGCCCAAAAAAAGAGCTGCAACATCTCCATTATCTTTATCATTTTGTACACTTTACAATCATCACAATGTAGTCATTAGAGTAGTTTGGGTAGCCatggcttagtttagtttgtatttttcttgtttttatttGCTCTGCCCAAAGTTAGTTTTGGGTAGAGATTGGTTTTTGTATTGACCTTCAATgttaaatcaaaatattttattttctattagtTCCTttgcttttgtttatttatttatgtctaGTTAAGGTTTCCTTCCTGGTTTGGGCAAAATCGAGTTATATATTGGGCATGTGAAATTGTGAGGTCGTATCTGGGCAAAGTAGTTGTGCATGTGTGTTCCCGAAGCATTAGGCCCGAATCCAAACAACTTGGGCAAACCCGAAGCTTTATTTGGCCGATGACGTTCTAGACAAAGTCAAGTTACAAGAAGTACATGGACAAAAGCTTGGAGAAATCCTGGTCCATATAGTGCGGCTGATGGGGGCGGTTAGGGGtgtaaaatcgggtacccgcgggacaAAATGACAAAATACCCTATCCTCACCCGTCCTGCCAGCACTGCTgctgcgggtatgagggtaccctcatttcccataattttttggtgaattttaattttgcgTGTATTTTGTCCCGCTGGAGGGTATTTTTGTCCCGCAATTTGCTGGTACCCTCTTTACACGCGGGTATTTTGTCCCtcatttcacaatttttttttgaaaatatcctttctacttcatcgattatccataaaacctatgacaaataaataataataaaacagcTGACAAACAAGTacaacaatcaaaatttaagttCAGACGCTCAATCGAAGATCAATCAACAATCTAACACCAACAAAGTCACTAATAAAGTAATAGTAGAGGtagtttcaaaataaaatttaatactaTCCAAATGGCAAAATCCATTCCACTTGCTAGATGATCGTTTCAAAATCATAATCCGCTAATCCTAATCGGGTAAATACCTAAATTCGACCGGCAACGGAAAGAGTCGGGCAGTGGCGACAGCGCGACGCGTTAGTTGAACAGTAGAGGCAAGCGTCGAGCGTCGACGGAAGAAATCGTCAAATCGGATAGGGGGACGTCAATTTCTGATAGAGGTGGCGACAAGCGACGGGAGAGGCGTATGGCGGACGGCCGAAGTCCGAAGTGGCAGTGGTAAGGCGAAGAGAAGTGAGAAGTGGGAGTTGAGAGTTCTGTGTCTGAGAAGTGAGAGTCGAGAGATAGACGAGTTAGGACTAGGGTGTTAACTCAATTCCTATTtcctaaaaataatttaattgaaaattactTGCAGGTATGCGGGTACCCTCGGGGTACCCGCTACTCGAAATTTTTGGGAATACAATACCCGTACCTGACCCTCCTCTTTAATTATGCAGGTATCAGGGCAGGTGAGTGTATACCCAatacccgcaacccgatttTACACCCCTACGGGCGGTGGTAGTATGTCTCTGGGCATGCCTATGACTAATTTGGTCTGTTGTTCGGTAATGCGTTCTGGGAAAACTCGCACAACTACAGTTTTATGCGGGGAATCTACCAAGGTAGATGGAGGAAGGGTGTACACTTCCACCTAACATGAAGGGCGTGGATGAGGGCTGGGTGAGTTCGTGAACGTTACACCAATGGGGGCACAACTCACTGATCAAACGGCCCATAACTATGATACATGGGCACAACGAATTTCCTTGAACCTATGAGCGATGTCTTTGCCCAAGCCAAACGAGATTGTGCTGAGACCATGTTATCtttgtttttaatattttctttattttatttcagttttcCATCTCTGGGCGAAGTCTTTTGTCCCCAACGCTCTGACTAAAGTAATTGATTGTGACATTGTGACAAGAGATAAGAATACACCAACTCCTCGTGGGACCGACCATGTACTTACCACTGGCGGAACTTAGCTGTGGGCATaggaaattataaatttatttgcgcGGAGAGACTTTGACAACGAGAAGGCTTAATCTGCGTCAAATCGGCGTCGTTGTCGGGAGTTGTGATTCTAGTGGTTttatcttgttttgtttttattttttttctaggcTAACTTGGACTAGTTAAGACGTGAGAAGGTTACCACCATTGGAAGCGTAAGTCCCGACAAGGCTCCGTCAAATTGGTGCTGTTGTCGGAGTGTTGAGTTTCTA includes these proteins:
- the LOC131019363 gene encoding WD-40 repeat-containing protein MSI1-like translates to MGKDEDEMRGEIEERLINEEYKIWKKNTPFLYDLVITHALEWPSLTVEWLPDRLEPPGKDYSVQKMILGTHTSENEPNYLMLAQAQLPLEDAENDARQYDDERSEFGGFGCANGKVQIIQQINHDGEVNRARYMPQNPFIIATKTVSAEVYVFDYSKHPSKPPLDGACNPDLRLRGHSTEGYGLSWSQFKQGHLLSGSDDAQICLWDINATPKNKALDAMQIFKIHEGVVEDVAWHLRHEYLFGSVGDDQYLHVWDLRNPSMSKPVQSVVAHQSEVNCLAFNPFNEWVLATGSTDKTVKLFDMRKLSTALHTFDCHKEEVFQVGWNPKNETILASCCLGRRLMVWDLSRIDEEQTTEDAEDGPPELLFIHGGHTSKISDFSWNPCEDWVVASVAEDNILQIWQMAENIYHDEDDLPGEDSTKPS